From the genome of Legionella sp. PC997:
CTTTGCGCCTTAAATTTTTATACCTTACTGCATAAGCAGGTTCACTGGCTTCCAGTGTGTACTGGTCTAGAGTTTAGCATTGGTGATAAAGGCTATTCACCCGAATACCTGAAAGAAATGACGCAGAAAGCTGCTGACTTACGCCTGACCTACAATCCTGAGACCATTGATGCACGCTACACCATGCTGTCTCATCTGATTCCAGCGAAATACCAGGAATCGTTTTCCAAACTATTGGATGCCGAGCGAAAAACAGTACATGAAAAAAATGTAAGCTCAGTTTTTTATGTTGAAAAAGTATCCGTGGATGTCTCTAAAAATCAAGGTCAAATCGAAGGGCAATTGTATCGCACAAGCCATGGGCTTCAATTAAAGCCACAACACAAAATGTATCGAGTGCAGTTTTCACATCAATCAGGCCTTTTAAATCTTGTGTCCATTCAGGAGATACACCATGACTAACTCAATTTATGATCAAGTTAAAAAAAACATTCTTCTTATAAGTTGTTTGTGCTCAGGAATTGTTTGTGCAAGCACAGCTCCTTCGGTCATCGCTTTTGAAGAAGGAGAGCAGTTTAATCTGACCTTATCGAGTATTAACTTTAATCGTGTGTTTGTTGAAGGGGAATCGATCACTAAATTAAGTTACCCAGAGCATGCTATTACAGTAGATAAAAGTGAGATGGATAACCCTGAAAGCACGGATTCTTCGGTGTATATAAAGCCCAATTTTCAAGTTCCCATTACCCTGTTCCTAACTACAGATAAAGGACATCACGTATCACTTACCCTGACACCTGATGAATCGGTTGGAAAAACCTTAAGGCTTGTGCCGCGCGCTCAAACAAAATTGAAATTTGTGAAACTGGATACCCCTGATGCCAGTGAAGTAGATGAGGCAATCGCTGCCATGAAAGCAGGGGAGACCCCCAAAGAATTTAATGAGAAACGAATTACTCCACGTTCTTTTTACATTAAAAAAAACATTAAGGTAACTCTTGAAAAACAATATCAGGGGAAGCGTTTCACCGGCTTTATCTATCGGTTAGAAAATACATCAAATCATGAGCTGGCGCTTACAACCGCCTTATTTGCCCATAAGGACGCAGAATCCCTGTCATTAAGTGATGAGGCGCTCCCACCTAAAAAAATCGCTTATTTATATGGGTTATACAGCAATCAGGGATAAACCAGAAGCTGCTTAAAATGAGTTGGAAGGAGAGTAGGTAATGTTTAAAAAAATAAAACAATGGTTGACGCTAAAACCTCAAAACGCCAATAAACTGGCCAAAAAGGAACAATTGAAGCACGCAGCCATTTTATTACTGGTGGGTGGGGCATCCTATGGATTTTATTGTTACTCATCAGCTGAGAAAAAAAAACCAGTCCACCAGGAAGAAGCTCCGTTCGAGAGTATTTTTGAAAGTACTTTTAATCAGGGCAGTGACGAAGCACTCCTTCTGCAACAGCAGCAACAAATTGATTCTTTAAAAGAGTTAGTGGCAGAACATCATAAAAAACAGCAGGAAGCAGCACCTGTGAAAACAGAAAATTCGGAAACAAAAGCTTTGATCCAGGCCATGAAAGAACAGCTTTCACACCTTGAAGAAGAAAATAAAAAAATGAACGAACAATTACAGGTTGCACTGGTTTCTACCCGTCAGGCAAGCCTGGTCACCGTTAGGCCGCCAACTCGTGAAGAAATGGAAGCACAGCAAAAGAAAAAGCATCAGGCAGAGCGCGAACTGCTCGCAAAATCAGGACTGGAAACAGTGCAATTTAACAACCGGAAGAAAAAAAACAAGGAAGTGCGAACCTCTAAAAATTATGTTTGGGCGGGAACCTTTGTTGAAGGGGTGTTGCTGACTGGGGTTTTAGGTGATGCAGGAATAAACGGCTCAAAAAACATGGGAACTGCTTTAATCCGCCTTACCAGCGGAGGAATCATGCCCAACAATCAGCGTTCTCATCTGGAAGACTGTGTCGCCCTGGTATCCACTTATGGTGATTTATCAGGAAGTTCCGTGGTGATGCATTTAGAAACACTGTCTTGCGCAGGAAACAACATCAATTTTGAACAAAAGGCCTACGGCTCTGTATTTGATTTGGATGCCATGCAGGATTTACGCGGAACATCCATTCTAAAAACAAAGCCGCTCTTAACCTATTCGGCAGCGGCAGGCATGCTGGCAGGATTTGGTGATGGCTTAAAGAATTTAAATACCGCTCAAACAATCAATCCGGGGGCTGGCACCATTACGACCTACGGGCAGGCATCAACCCTTGCTCAATCGGCTGCTGGTGGTGCGCTTAGTAATCCTGCCAATCGTATTTCAGACTATGTAATGCGCATTGCTGATATTTATCATCCACTGGTTGTGGCACGTGCTGGTCGTCGTGTGTCCGTTTTATTTACTAAAGGCTTTTGGATAGACAAAGAACATCAGGTGTACGAGTCAGGACGCGCTATCAATGAAGGACATGCCCAAAACGAGTCTGGGGTTACAACCACTGTAAGCCGTGCCTATGAATTAAATACACACCCTGTGAATGGCGCTTCATTGATGCAGTCCAATAATCAAGAGCCCATGGTTCAAACCGTTAATCCTGTTGAGAATCCCCTCTTAAATCAACCAGGACAACCCTCTACCCCATTATTTTCAACCGTACAAAATGAGGAGCCACTTCATGACTAAACCTCTATTTTTATTGAGTACCCTTTTCTTAGTGTCGCAGTTATGTGCCTGCTCGAAATCCATCCTCGACAATCAGGATGCAAGATGTCCTTTTTCTGACAGGGGTGGTTGTCAAAGTATGGAAATGGTGAATCGTATGGTGCAGGAAAAACGCTATACACCCGATGGTCAATTCGTGCAGCAGGCAAGAATTCAAGATCTGTATTCAGATTATAAATAGGCGCTGGCACGAATACAGGAGAGAAGCAATGCTTACAAACGCTATAGAATGGGTTCAAGATACTTATCAGTTGCTAAAGGAGACCTGGAATGACAAAGGGCTAGCCGATAACGGAGCCGCTTTTGACCTCAAGGCGCATCAATATCCTTCTTTTACTGAGGAGCTATTACCTTATCAATATTTTGATGAGGAATCGAAGCTGTTTTTTAATGAACACAATGCGGGTTTAATTTATCGCATTGTCCCTTTAACGGGTGCGAATGAACACATAGCAGAGCAGCTGGATGCGCTGCTTCAATCTAAAGTGTCTCATGAGTTCACCTTGCAGTTGATTTGCGTCAAACACAATCAGGTAGGGAAAGATATTGAGGCATTTACTTCGCAGTTCACAAAAAGCGAATTTGAAAATTTAAGCCTGTTAGGAGAGAACCTTAAGGCATTTTATCAAAAAGCCGCCATACACGGTTTTAAAACCAACACGATGCTTGCACCTCGATTAACGCATACGGATTGCTATATCGTCATTGATAAAATCAAAAAAGAATCTGAGAACGATTTAAAAGCCTGTTTTGGCCAGTTTCGCGTTTCATTTGAAGCATCCTTAAGTGCTGCAAAAATTGGATTTAAGCAAGCAGATGCGACTGATTTTTTGCATTTGCTTCAGTTTTATCTGGATAATTGCCCTGATGCAATTACCCCACGCCCTGTTATATACGACAAAACCAAATTACTTAAAGAGCAGGCACTGTCTCATGACTTTGATATTGAAATTAAAAACAATGAAGTAGTAATTCAAGGGGCTAATGAAACTGGACATGCTTATGAAACAGCTGTATCTGTTCTGACCATTGATCGCCTCCCTCGTCAGTATTGTTTATGGGAGAACATCAATAATACCAGCAACATTTTTCATCCTGATAAAAGAATATCCTGTAATCACATCATCTCGGTCATCTATCTGGTTGAAGAGCAGGGACGTGCTCAGGGTAGAGCGAACCGCAAGACCCGTGATTTGGATAAAAAATCTAAAAGTGATTATGCCTTGAATGTAGCGGGAACTGAGGAGCAGGCAAGAGTATGGCGTACTTTTCGAGATGATTTATCCTCACAGAAGACTCGTTCTGTAAAGATGCTTTATAACGTGGTTCTTTTTTCAAGACCTCATGAAAAAGAGCGTGATGTGGAGGCTGCTCGCACGGTATTTGCGTTCAATGACATTAAATTGGCATTGTGTAAACGTATGCAATGTCCGTATTTTTTAGTCTCGATGCCGTTTTTTTTCACAGGAAATCTGGCTAAGGATTTTTCTCTTCCAACCATGATGTGGCCAATTTCTTCATGGAATGCAACCCAATACATGCCAATTCTTTCTGACTGGCGCGGGGTGGGCAAGGGTATTTTGTTGCCCACCATGCGCGATCAGTTTGCCTGCATCGATCCTTTCTCGGGTGCATTTGGCAGCAATTACAATATGGCTGTAACCGGAACATCGGGCGGTGGTAAAAGTTTTTTCATTCAGATGCTGATGCTCAATATTTTATTTAATGGCGGGGATATTTTTATTATTGATGTAGGTGGAAGCTACAGAAAACTGTGTGAGGCGCTTGGTGGGACTTATCTTGAATACAGCAATTTGGCGATGAATCCCTTTACCCATGTTACGGACATTTTACGAGAGATTGATGACATTATTGCCTTGTTTGAATTATTAACTTGCCCGACCAGCGGTGCTACAGATGACGACAGAGGCACTTTAAGAGAAGCCATTTTAACCGCTTTTGGAACAACTCAGAATCAAACGCGCATTGATGAGGTTGCAGGAGTCTTATTGTCATTGTACGAGCACGACCGCGAAACCTATCCTACAGCGCGCATTTTGTCTAAAAACCTTCAGCGTTACTGTTCTGCCTCAGAGCATGGAAAGGCGTTTAATGAACCATCCCAGTTATCGCCTGATGCCCGCATAATTGTAGTTGATTTGAAGGAAATTGAAGACAATCAAAGCATTCGCGCACCGGTTCTCCTGTCCGTTATTTCTCAGTTTCAAAGACGTATGTTCAACTCGGACAGGAACAAACAAAAGATGTGCATCATTGATGAAGCCTGGTCTTTTTTTACAGGGGATTTAATTGCAGTGAACTTTATTACCAAAGGCTTTCGTACTGGTCGGCGGCATAAAGCATCATTTGTCACGATTACTCAGGGGATTGAGGATTATTTTGAATTTTCAGAAGCTCGTGCCGCATGGGAGAACTCCGCTTTAAAGCTTGTTTTTTTACAAGAAGAATCACCGCTTTTAGAGCATCAAAAAAAGCATGAGACTTTTTCGGACTACGAGATGACTATTCTGAAATCATTCCCAATAGCGAAAGAAGCTGGTTTTTCGCAAGTTTTGTTGCGCGCCAACGGTATTTCCTCCTTTCATCGCTTGTTCGTTGATCCATTTACTCGCGTGCTTTTATCTTCTGATGGAGATGATTATCAGGCGGTCATTAATTATGTGGCACAAGGGATTGCATTTCTTGATGCGGTATCGCATGTCGCAGAACTGCATTATGGGAGGGGTTATGCCATTTAATCGCTTAAACACCACATATTGGGTCATTGCAGGAGTTTGTGGGTTCATTGGAGTCCTGGCGGGTATGTTTATGATGTGGCCTAAGCCGTTACCTCTTTTGGTGGTTGATATGAATCGTGCCATAGAGGCACCTTCGGTGCTGCTTGCCCGTTCTAAACTGACTCATGAAGAACAATTAAACATTATGGATCGCTTTTCACGAGCCCTTCCAGAAGTCATCAAGGACTATGGAAGGTCTCACCGGGTAACCTTAGTCAGTGCACCTGTATTGACTGGTTACAAACCCTCCCAAGTGGATGTAACAGACGAGCTCATTGCTTTGACCATAGCAAGGATAAAGCATGAAGCGCACTAACAAACGGTTTTTAGCCCTGATTCTTGGTCTGGCCTTCTTATTAGAGCCTGTAAGTCATGCAAAAAATATTGGTCAGTATGGCCAGACATTCCCTGTTAGAGAAGAGGATATAAGAAAAGTCATTATGAACAAACTCAATGCATTACAGCAAAGTGGTGATTTAGAGCATGTTCAGCGTGATTTAGAGCAGAAAGCAGCGCGTCAGGCGATGAGACCACACCCTTTGGCATTGAGCACGACTCGCACGCCTAAGACGTTTCGCATCTCACCGGCAGTGACTGTATCTCATGATATCTGGACTCCTGATGGGTATTTAATTGCAAAAGCAGGAACGCGGATAAACCCATTTGAGCGCGTTCACTTCCTCAAAACCCTGATTTTCTTTAATGCGGATGATGCAAGACAGGTTGCCTGGGTTAAGAACCATTACACCGATTTTAAGCACGTTAAGTTCATTTTAACCGGTGGTGATGTTCGAGTTGCTGCAGAGCTTTTTGGTCGAATTTATTTTGATGTGAACGGCATCATTTCATCTCGGCTGCAGCTTCAACACGTTCCAAGCATAGTCAGTCAGGTAGGTCTTGATTGGCAAATTAAAGAAATTGGAGTGAATGATGAATAAACGACTTTTCTGTTCAATTGCTGCAGGCTTATTCTTCATCTGTTCATTGCACGCATCGCAGTGTAAAGGGCATTTTGTCAATCCTATTACCGACATTTGCTGGGATTGTTTGTTCCCTTTAACCATTGGTTCCTCCGAAGTAGTAAAAAGCCAGTATCCTGATACTAAAAATCCTGGGAACCCTATCTGTTCCTGCCCAAACAAATTACAACTTTTAGGAGTTACTATAGGTTATTGGGAACCCTTTGCGTTAGTCGATGTGACACGAAAGCCATATTGCATGGTGAATCTTGGGGTGCAACTACATATTAAAGACCAGGGTCTTGGTGGTTCACAAATGCCCGATACGGATGGGCGAGGCGCATTTTATTACGTGCATTGGTACAAATACCCTCTGATGTATTGGCTGCAGGTACTTACATCCATCGGCTGTATGGAGACAGAAGATTTTGATGTGATGTATTTGAGTGAACTTGATCCAACATGGAATGACTCTGAGTTTGCTTTTGTTCTTAATCCAGAGGCCACCTTATTTACCACATCGCCAGTACGGGCGTCTTGTGCAGCAGATGCAACCAAAGCATTGGCAGGAACGGCCATGGATTCTCTATTCTGGTGCCAGGGCGCTCAAGGATCTACCTATCCGCTCAATGGTTTTGTGGCAAATCAGGCAAGTCCCATCAGTGCCGCAACGCTCCTGGCAGAACGCACCGACTTTAAGCTTCATCGCCTTGGAGCAATTAAAGATTCGGTCGGTAAAGATTGGCCTGCACTTTGTCGCACCTATCACTCTTCCATTTTGCCTAAAAGCCGGTATCGCTACCAGTTAGTCAATACATTACCTGATGCGAAACGCTGCCAGCCCTTTGGCCGTTCAGTCATTACCTGGGAGGCCGGACATACCTACCCTGGAGATGGGGATAATTTTGGCTTCATGATTTGGCGCAAGAGAAATTGTTGTTTTTTATAAGGAGGCCTTTAATGGCGCACTACATTAAAATCATTATCCTGTTTCTGACCGGGATTGGCGGATGTTTTGCAAACACTAATGATGAATTAAGGCAGTATCAAGAGGAGGGGGCTCACCAAGTATCAACCATTTCGAGTAAGACAATCGAAATGCTAAATCGTACGTCCTCACGGAATCAATCAGAGCACCAATCATTGATTGATACACTCATGCAACGCAGCGCGGACGGTTTACAAAGCAATCAAAAACCGCAGAGAGTAGAAGGTGCCATTTTATTTGTATCCTTTTCCATGCCCGACTCACTTCTATTTGCATTGAGCGATGAAGCAGCACGGTTTCATATTCCCGTGGTCATTAATGGCTTAGTGGATGGTGATTTTAAACAAACCATAGAAACATTTAAACGCCTTAATAGCGAAGCTCAAAAGCAGCATTTAAACTTTAAGGGAATTTCTATTGATCCGGTCTGGTTTAGTCAATTCCACATTACAACGGTTCCAGCGCTTGTAGTCACAGAGCCCTCCAAGTCTTGCGGTTCAGGGCAGTTCTGTGCCAATCAACCCTTTGATGTAGTCTATGGCAATGCAAGCATAAAAAAAGGACTGGAGCTCATCGCCCAGAAAGGAGATGCAGGAGCCACATTAGCGGCCACCATATTGGAGAAAGGCCATGTTTAGATGCATGTTGGCCATCGTCTGTATTTTTGGATTTGGCACGTTCTCAGCTGCCAATACAACAGCGCAGGACTTTCAGAAATTAAAAGAATACGCAAAATCTTTGGGGAATCAGCCACTGAGCGCCATGAATGAATTTAAGCCCCAGAATACCTTCAAAGACTATACGGAAAATCCCTCGCAATCGCTTCATTATCAGGGGGTTGAAACTGAAAAAACGGATTTAAGTACCTTGGCTGCGAATGCCTTAAAAAATGATGCCGGTGGACATACTGTGACCGAGCATTTTGGTCAGCGCCAGTTTGAAATCAATACTAAAAATGAAGCGATTAAAAACGCCAAATTAATTGAAGAAGAAAGTTATGCGATTACCCATGGACAATCTAATGAGCGGATTAAATGCGATGAAAAGCCACAGGCTTGTGAGATTAAGTCGCATGAGGAAATCTGTCATACATCAAGGCAATTACCAGAACAACAGTGTTTAAAAAAACGCAAAGTAACCGTGAACACAGAACGATGGAGTCAAAGAGCTGACTTTGAGGTATGGGTTCATAAAAAATGGACTGGACTCATAGCGGTTAATCTTATAACGGGTGCGATGACCAATAGCGCAGGAGGACATTTAACCAATCCTGTTAAATTAAATCATCCCTGCGAGGAGATGAAAGCCACAGTACACTCCATTCTAAATAATGGTGGTTCTGCTCATTGGGTGCGTGTTGTGGGACTTCCAACCTGCCAGAATGGAGGAGTAATCACCCTGTATATTTCAGATAAGTTCAGTCGCTATTACCCAATTCAAGTGGCATTGACGATTAATGCTCATTCTAAATCCTATGTGGAAGAAGAGCACTGGGATAATGAATGCGCTGCTCTTGAGACAAACAACCTATGTCAAAAAACACAAGAGCAGTGTACTGATTCCAATCCAACCCGTGTCATTAATGGCCTGCCCGTCACCCGCGATTGCTGGGAGCTTAATGCACGATATCAATGCGCATCCGCTGCAGCTGATGAATGTAAAACGCAACGTGAAAAAGGATGCTTACAGGCAAGCTCGCGCTGTACATTAATGAACAATAATGCCTGTTCACTCTATGAGCAGGTATATCGTTGCGATGAGACAGTCTGCCCACAGCCTGTGGCTTGTGTGCGTGATCTCTTTTGTGCCGATGGAGACTGCACGGAACATGCTGCGACTCAGAATGATGGTTTTGGAGAGGCCATGGCACCCATGGCCGTTGCAGGAGCTGCTGGCGCTGAGTTTGGTAAAACGCAGGCCACCTTATTTTCAGGCCATCCCGTTCAGTGCAAAATCTGGGTTTGGGACATTATTGATTGTTGTTCGAATGAAGGCTGGGCTGACAAACTCCATATCGATTTGTGTCGTGAAGAAGATAAGGCTTTAGGCAAAGCCAAACTCAATTATCTGGCTCATTACGTAGGCGAATTCTGCAGTCAGAAAGATCCCATTTTTGGCACCTGTCTGGAGCACAAACGCACCTATTGTGTCTTTGACAGCAAAATGGCGCGCATTATCCAGGCCGAAGGACGTTTAAGACAATTAAATCCCAATGCTTTAGGAGATGCGGAGCATACACGCTGCGCGGGGCT
Proteins encoded in this window:
- a CDS encoding TraE/TraK family type IV conjugative transfer system protein, yielding MDTSFRDNAIAKNRLLFKLTLIWALSSTFAIIVLCALNFYTLLHKQVHWLPVCTGLEFSIGDKGYSPEYLKEMTQKAADLRLTYNPETIDARYTMLSHLIPAKYQESFSKLLDAERKTVHEKNVSSVFYVEKVSVDVSKNQGQIEGQLYRTSHGLQLKPQHKMYRVQFSHQSGLLNLVSIQEIHHD
- the traK gene encoding type-F conjugative transfer system secretin TraK, which encodes MTNSIYDQVKKNILLISCLCSGIVCASTAPSVIAFEEGEQFNLTLSSINFNRVFVEGESITKLSYPEHAITVDKSEMDNPESTDSSVYIKPNFQVPITLFLTTDKGHHVSLTLTPDESVGKTLRLVPRAQTKLKFVKLDTPDASEVDEAIAAMKAGETPKEFNEKRITPRSFYIKKNIKVTLEKQYQGKRFTGFIYRLENTSNHELALTTALFAHKDAESLSLSDEALPPKKIAYLYGLYSNQG
- a CDS encoding TraB/VirB10 family protein; translation: MFKKIKQWLTLKPQNANKLAKKEQLKHAAILLLVGGASYGFYCYSSAEKKKPVHQEEAPFESIFESTFNQGSDEALLLQQQQQIDSLKELVAEHHKKQQEAAPVKTENSETKALIQAMKEQLSHLEEENKKMNEQLQVALVSTRQASLVTVRPPTREEMEAQQKKKHQAERELLAKSGLETVQFNNRKKKNKEVRTSKNYVWAGTFVEGVLLTGVLGDAGINGSKNMGTALIRLTSGGIMPNNQRSHLEDCVALVSTYGDLSGSSVVMHLETLSCAGNNINFEQKAYGSVFDLDAMQDLRGTSILKTKPLLTYSAAAGMLAGFGDGLKNLNTAQTINPGAGTITTYGQASTLAQSAAGGALSNPANRISDYVMRIADIYHPLVVARAGRRVSVLFTKGFWIDKEHQVYESGRAINEGHAQNESGVTTTVSRAYELNTHPVNGASLMQSNNQEPMVQTVNPVENPLLNQPGQPSTPLFSTVQNEEPLHD
- the traC gene encoding type IV secretion system protein TraC gives rise to the protein MLTNAIEWVQDTYQLLKETWNDKGLADNGAAFDLKAHQYPSFTEELLPYQYFDEESKLFFNEHNAGLIYRIVPLTGANEHIAEQLDALLQSKVSHEFTLQLICVKHNQVGKDIEAFTSQFTKSEFENLSLLGENLKAFYQKAAIHGFKTNTMLAPRLTHTDCYIVIDKIKKESENDLKACFGQFRVSFEASLSAAKIGFKQADATDFLHLLQFYLDNCPDAITPRPVIYDKTKLLKEQALSHDFDIEIKNNEVVIQGANETGHAYETAVSVLTIDRLPRQYCLWENINNTSNIFHPDKRISCNHIISVIYLVEEQGRAQGRANRKTRDLDKKSKSDYALNVAGTEEQARVWRTFRDDLSSQKTRSVKMLYNVVLFSRPHEKERDVEAARTVFAFNDIKLALCKRMQCPYFLVSMPFFFTGNLAKDFSLPTMMWPISSWNATQYMPILSDWRGVGKGILLPTMRDQFACIDPFSGAFGSNYNMAVTGTSGGGKSFFIQMLMLNILFNGGDIFIIDVGGSYRKLCEALGGTYLEYSNLAMNPFTHVTDILREIDDIIALFELLTCPTSGATDDDRGTLREAILTAFGTTQNQTRIDEVAGVLLSLYEHDRETYPTARILSKNLQRYCSASEHGKAFNEPSQLSPDARIIVVDLKEIEDNQSIRAPVLLSVISQFQRRMFNSDRNKQKMCIIDEAWSFFTGDLIAVNFITKGFRTGRRHKASFVTITQGIEDYFEFSEARAAWENSALKLVFLQEESPLLEHQKKHETFSDYEMTILKSFPIAKEAGFSQVLLRANGISSFHRLFVDPFTRVLLSSDGDDYQAVINYVAQGIAFLDAVSHVAELHYGRGYAI
- a CDS encoding TrbI F-type domain-containing protein, translated to MPFNRLNTTYWVIAGVCGFIGVLAGMFMMWPKPLPLLVVDMNRAIEAPSVLLARSKLTHEEQLNIMDRFSRALPEVIKDYGRSHRVTLVSAPVLTGYKPSQVDVTDELIALTIARIKHEAH
- the traW gene encoding type-F conjugative transfer system protein TraW, producing the protein MKRTNKRFLALILGLAFLLEPVSHAKNIGQYGQTFPVREEDIRKVIMNKLNALQQSGDLEHVQRDLEQKAARQAMRPHPLALSTTRTPKTFRISPAVTVSHDIWTPDGYLIAKAGTRINPFERVHFLKTLIFFNADDARQVAWVKNHYTDFKHVKFILTGGDVRVAAELFGRIYFDVNGIISSRLQLQHVPSIVSQVGLDWQIKEIGVNDE
- the traU gene encoding conjugal transfer pilus assembly protein TraU, which codes for MNKRLFCSIAAGLFFICSLHASQCKGHFVNPITDICWDCLFPLTIGSSEVVKSQYPDTKNPGNPICSCPNKLQLLGVTIGYWEPFALVDVTRKPYCMVNLGVQLHIKDQGLGGSQMPDTDGRGAFYYVHWYKYPLMYWLQVLTSIGCMETEDFDVMYLSELDPTWNDSEFAFVLNPEATLFTTSPVRASCAADATKALAGTAMDSLFWCQGAQGSTYPLNGFVANQASPISAATLLAERTDFKLHRLGAIKDSVGKDWPALCRTYHSSILPKSRYRYQLVNTLPDAKRCQPFGRSVITWEAGHTYPGDGDNFGFMIWRKRNCCFL
- the trbC gene encoding type-F conjugative transfer system pilin assembly protein TrbC yields the protein MAHYIKIIILFLTGIGGCFANTNDELRQYQEEGAHQVSTISSKTIEMLNRTSSRNQSEHQSLIDTLMQRSADGLQSNQKPQRVEGAILFVSFSMPDSLLFALSDEAARFHIPVVINGLVDGDFKQTIETFKRLNSEAQKQHLNFKGISIDPVWFSQFHITTVPALVVTEPSKSCGSGQFCANQPFDVVYGNASIKKGLELIAQKGDAGATLAATILEKGHV
- the traN gene encoding type-F conjugative transfer system mating-pair stabilization protein TraN; this encodes MFRCMLAIVCIFGFGTFSAANTTAQDFQKLKEYAKSLGNQPLSAMNEFKPQNTFKDYTENPSQSLHYQGVETEKTDLSTLAANALKNDAGGHTVTEHFGQRQFEINTKNEAIKNAKLIEEESYAITHGQSNERIKCDEKPQACEIKSHEEICHTSRQLPEQQCLKKRKVTVNTERWSQRADFEVWVHKKWTGLIAVNLITGAMTNSAGGHLTNPVKLNHPCEEMKATVHSILNNGGSAHWVRVVGLPTCQNGGVITLYISDKFSRYYPIQVALTINAHSKSYVEEEHWDNECAALETNNLCQKTQEQCTDSNPTRVINGLPVTRDCWELNARYQCASAAADECKTQREKGCLQASSRCTLMNNNACSLYEQVYRCDETVCPQPVACVRDLFCADGDCTEHAATQNDGFGEAMAPMAVAGAAGAEFGKTQATLFSGHPVQCKIWVWDIIDCCSNEGWADKLHIDLCREEDKALGKAKLNYLAHYVGEFCSQKDPIFGTCLEHKRTYCVFDSKMARIIQAEGRLRQLNPNALGDAEHTRCAGLSVNELQSLDMGRIDFLNPVYPFPQGQPTKEAGIVGDVVLNSPDASKAMDEIKRRVQKKAEQK